The window GTACGAGGAGATCGCCGAAATCCAGATGACCAGCCGAACCGCCGCGTACAAGCGCGTGGAGCGGGGGATCGCCCAGATCCGGTCGCGGTGCGCGCAGATGGGGTTCTCGTCGCATCGAGTCGACGATGCCTGCACGCGCTGCCTGGTCTTCCCTCTCACCGCGGGCTTCTACGAGAACCTGGTCGAGCTTCTGCGGAATGCTCCGCACCCGTCGTCGCGTCTGGGCTCGGAGACGGGCTACGGAGCGGGCATCTCGCTGGGGTTGCATTTGGCAGTTGCGCTGGGACTCGGATGGTTCGGGAACGCGGCGGTGGACACCGCGCGGCACGGCGATATCGCCAGTCCGGTCGAACGGGTCGCGGAGGAGAGCGCCCCTGGACTCGTCCGCCCGACACTGATGCCGGAACTGCCGATGCCGACAGGCGCGTCGGGAATGATCCGGCTCAACATCAACGGCGTGCCGGTCTCCATGCCGCTGGGTCTGGTGGGGACGCGGATCGCTGTTACCAGGCAGGTCGTCCCCGACACGGGAAACATCGCTGCGCTCTATGAGATCGTCACGATGAACGTGGACGGGTCCGACGTTCGCATACTTACGGCTCAGGCGGGAGCCTCCAACAGCGATCCTATCTGGTCCCCGGATGGCAGGACGATCTACTTCGAGTCGCAGTCGGATCGGGTTAGAGCCGACGGAGAGCTGGACCGGTTCGACATCTGGGCGATGGACCCAGACGGGCAGAACGCGCGCAACCTGACACGCGGAGTGGGCCACAACGAGAAGGTGTCCCCGTCGCCGGACGGCGCGCGCCTGGCGTTCCAGTCGACCCGGACTGGCTTGCAGAAGCTGCACACGATGAACGTGGACGGCACGGATGTGCGCCAGTTGACCTTCGGCGACACGGTGGAATGGAACTCGAGTTGGTCGCCAGACGGAACACAGATCGCCTTCATCTCGGCGCCGGATATCGTGACGGTCAGGGGTCCGAGCAACATTCATGTCATCAACGCAGATGGCACCGGCTTGCGGAACCTGTCGAAGAACCCATGGAACGACCACGCGCCATACTGGACACCCGACGGCAAGCACATCGTGTTCCACTCCTACCGTGATCGTACCGACGAGGTCTACATCATGGATTCCAATGGAGAGAACCAGCGTCGGCTGACGCATGACTCCTACACGGACATATATCCCCGCCTAGCGCCGGACGGGTCGAAAATCATCTACCTATCAGGTCGTAGCGGCCGCTGGGAGGTGTGGATGATGAATCTGGACGGGTCGGAGCAGGTGCGTATCGCGAACGACGTTCCGAAGTACGGCAACGCGAGTTGGTCGCCGATGCCGCGACGGGACGTACTGGCGGCCGGGCGATGAAACGCGCACTGAGGCACTTTGGCGAGACACAGAACCGGTATAGGGCGACGGGCCGGTGTTCCTAACGACGCCGGTCCTGCCAGGTACCCGAGGAGTCCCGAACGATGCGTTCCGAGCAGCTTCGTACTACGTGGGTTGGATCGCTTCTCATCGTTCTGACGCTGGGAGTTGTTCCTGCGGCGCTTGCGGCAACAGGAGACCTGTCGAACACGAAGATCGCGTTCACATCGAACCGCGATGGCAACTATGAGATCTACACCGTCAACTACGATGGTACCGGACTCCAACGTCTGACTAACAACACCTTCCTTGACGTAGTCCCGAGTTGGTCGCCGGACGGTTCGAAGCTCGTGTTTTTGTCAGACCGCGACGGGAACGACGAGATCTACGTCATGAACGCCGACGGTTCGTCGCCGACACGTCTGACCAACAACACAGCCCACGATGGCGGGCCCACATGGTCGCCTGACGGATCCAAGATCCTGTTCCACTCCAATCGCTTGACCGGGACAGGTGTCATGCAGGTCTACACCATGGACCCGAACGGCGCCAACCAGACGCAGATCACCTCAGGCGCAGGACACCACAATGCATCGTGGTCGCCCGATGGGACGCGCATCGCATACCAGGGCTATGAGTCAGGGCAAGCGCGAGTGTATGTCGCCAACGCCGACGGATCGAGTCCTATCGACGTGACCGCACCGTCAAACGGCTATTCGCCATATTGGTCACCGGATGGTACGACGATCGTTTACTCGTCCTATGATGGTGCATGGCACTTGCACCTGGTCGACCCCACCGGAGCGAACCAGAGAACACTGCCGGGGACGTTTGATGGCCCCTATCTATCGTGGTCTCCGGATGGGGCGTGGATCATCGAGGGCCCCCACCCCTCTGAGATGCGCGGACTCATGATTATCGATCCGGTCAGCGGCAGCGTGACAGCATATACCAGTCCTGCCGGTGCATATGGAGACGGCTTTCCGAGCTGGTCTTCCTACTTCCTCCCTGCTGCCCTACTGAACACAACTACCGTCAACTTGGGAACCGTCACGAAGCCCGGCTCCGGCACGGCGACGTTCAACATCACCAACTCCGGCGGCGGAACCCTCACCGTCAGCGGGATCGCGTCGTCGAACGCGCAGTTCACGGTCTCGCCCGCGCCGCCCTACAACCTGGCGGCGGGTCAGAGCCAGACGGTCACCGTCACCTTCACGCCGACGGTCGTCGGTTGGGAGCAATCCGCGCTGACGATCACGCACAACGCGTCGGGCAGCCCGTCGACCGTCACGGCGAAGGGCATCGGTCGGATCAATCCGCCAACGGGTAACATCACGCAGACCAAAGTGGCCTTCACTTCGGACCGCGACGGCAACCGCGAAGTATACGTCACGAACGCCGACGGGACGGGCTCCGTCAACTTGACGAACGATCCTGGAGACGACGATTGGGCGTCGTGGTCGCCCGACGGAACTCGAATCGCGTTCCGGGCGATACGGTCCAGCAATGCAGACATCTACGTGATGAACGCCGACGGCACGGGCTCGATTCGGCTGACGACCGATAACGCGGTCGACGCCTGGCCCGTGTGGTCACCAGACGGGACGAAGATCGCCTTCTACTCGACTCGTGACGGAAACCGTGAGGTCTACGTCATGAACGCCGACGGCACAGGCCAGGTCAACCTCACGAACAACCCGGCGACTGATGACGAGCCGGCGTGGTCCCCTGATGGGACGAAGCTGCTCTTCAGCACGAGACGAGACGGGAACGACGAGACGTATGTGATGAATGCCGACGGGACGAATCCCGCCAACCTGACAAACCACTCCGCCGACGAGCACCAGCCGGCATGGTCGCCGGATGGCACGAAGATCGCCTTCATGTCGTATCGTGACGCGAACTGGGAAATCTACGTGATGAACGCCGACGGAACGAGTCCGATTCGTCTGACAAGCAGCGCTGGCGATGACTTGGGACCGTCCTGGTCACCGGACGGTACGAAGATCGCCTTTGAGTCGTATCGAGACGGCAACTTCGAAATCTACACGATGAACGCGGACGGATCGGGCCCCGTCAACCTTACGAATAGCTTGGGTAACGACTTCTCGGCGTCCTGGTCTCCCTTCCTCGCCCCAGCGCTGCCTTCCTACCAGAACTGGACGGCGACGCTCCGCCTGACGGGCGACCCGGCGGGCGACCACACGGTCACCGTCGGCGTTTCCCTCGACGCGACGGATGCCGTCAATCTGTCGCTAGAAGACACGCTCGCCCCGCCCATGCCGCAGCCTCCGGCGTCATGGCTCCGCCTCCTGAGAGGCGGCCAGGCGCTATCGCAGGATGTTCTCGCGTTCGCCGATGCGCGAACGTGGACCATCGAAGTCGAGGTAGGCAGCGGCACGCACTATCTCTCCATCGAAGGACTGCCGGAAGGCGTGCTCGCCTACTACAACGACAACCCGCGCATCGTCCACG is drawn from Candidatus Poribacteria bacterium and contains these coding sequences:
- a CDS encoding sigma-70 family RNA polymerase sigma factor is translated as MSAESHRMAEPSDAALVRACLARDADAFAALMRRHARRVYSIAYAHTMRHADAEDVTQETFIRAYRRLAQLRAPERFASWVSRIAYTCSQDALRARVDEEVAVALDVLRNAAAAVRKDCDGEMMDTVLDALASLTLPYRVAVTLRYMDGASYEEIAEIQMTSRTAAYKRVERGIAQIRSRCAQMGFSSHRVDDACTRCLVFPLTAGFYENLVELLRNAPHPSSRLGSETGYGAGISLGLHLAVALGLGWFGNAAVDTARHGDIASPVERVAEESAPGLVRPTLMPELPMPTGASGMIRLNINGVPVSMPLGLVGTRIAVTRQVVPDTGNIAALYEIVTMNVDGSDVRILTAQAGASNSDPIWSPDGRTIYFESQSDRVRADGELDRFDIWAMDPDGQNARNLTRGVGHNEKVSPSPDGARLAFQSTRTGLQKLHTMNVDGTDVRQLTFGDTVEWNSSWSPDGTQIAFISAPDIVTVRGPSNIHVINADGTGLRNLSKNPWNDHAPYWTPDGKHIVFHSYRDRTDEVYIMDSNGENQRRLTHDSYTDIYPRLAPDGSKIIYLSGRSGRWEVWMMNLDGSEQVRIANDVPKYGNASWSPMPRRDVLAAGR
- a CDS encoding choice-of-anchor D domain-containing protein, with the protein product MRSEQLRTTWVGSLLIVLTLGVVPAALAATGDLSNTKIAFTSNRDGNYEIYTVNYDGTGLQRLTNNTFLDVVPSWSPDGSKLVFLSDRDGNDEIYVMNADGSSPTRLTNNTAHDGGPTWSPDGSKILFHSNRLTGTGVMQVYTMDPNGANQTQITSGAGHHNASWSPDGTRIAYQGYESGQARVYVANADGSSPIDVTAPSNGYSPYWSPDGTTIVYSSYDGAWHLHLVDPTGANQRTLPGTFDGPYLSWSPDGAWIIEGPHPSEMRGLMIIDPVSGSVTAYTSPAGAYGDGFPSWSSYFLPAALLNTTTVNLGTVTKPGSGTATFNITNSGGGTLTVSGIASSNAQFTVSPAPPYNLAAGQSQTVTVTFTPTVVGWEQSALTITHNASGSPSTVTAKGIGRINPPTGNITQTKVAFTSDRDGNREVYVTNADGTGSVNLTNDPGDDDWASWSPDGTRIAFRAIRSSNADIYVMNADGTGSIRLTTDNAVDAWPVWSPDGTKIAFYSTRDGNREVYVMNADGTGQVNLTNNPATDDEPAWSPDGTKLLFSTRRDGNDETYVMNADGTNPANLTNHSADEHQPAWSPDGTKIAFMSYRDANWEIYVMNADGTSPIRLTSSAGDDLGPSWSPDGTKIAFESYRDGNFEIYTMNADGSGPVNLTNSLGNDFSASWSPFLAPALPSYQNWTATLRLTGDPAGDHTVTVGVSLDATDAVNLSLEDTLAPPMPQPPASWLRLLRGGQALSQDVLAFADARTWTIEVEVGSGTHYLSIEGLPEGVLAYYNDNPRIVHGPDTDATTAAVHPLPLGASIPLNTGTHLLTLVLSKRLPQTLATTLGIRWRMFSLPGPATNAAPSNLVTRGVVSMYGYGYFDASTPPVWIENYQQVTLASTQPLPFVGKGWFIFRDPTNGPLNTTFQVDVGDPAAQEVVVTLQPRWNLVGAPFGGAPASAYNPTAKTVFGYDGVNYVIATSLSQFQGYWVYNELASARTVTITQTPPTAPAIAQRAAPSPDWVAPLTISLDSGALKTVELGSGSKAQVGFDAYDVGLPPAPPIRSYSEFYAATDDPVERMSRSILPSNQREATWELSANLAEAGTLRWTAQTLPAGFRIVVELGDERYDLSRDGSMRLDAGKHTFTARLTFAPPSRSRLMANYPNPFNPETWIPFELKESSAVTVSVYDVAGSLVRKLDVGYREPGYYTSRDEAAYWDGRNELGERVA